From the Euphorbia lathyris chromosome 6, ddEupLath1.1, whole genome shotgun sequence genome, one window contains:
- the LOC136232189 gene encoding helicase-like transcription factor CHR28, with protein MMEPGGSGLFSGDDILGVDDFDCGGDLSMDMDLFFNILEETEDPSQSNPKDFLHQNVKVEPATDLSNQNNFQLQSDASLDLYMGISDGKFGNGGFLTENSLRMPGPENGCYNFMGPPIDSNSDDTFFDCLPSFGDDFNFEFMPSNVDHMAINKDSVGEFQSESSCSASEISMFDYADTKRLNITNETSNCMSLGGGNFPSNAADDRLLNDKPSGIKFTCLRSALEMHDAALENAKTRKVVACRSMMYNPDEMTHEAVNHISSCTDESNLVQEESRQSFSGVSSSLLSQKNSVCMKDEKRDKFSASRITQVQGNTGKIPRDGVHVNVNASKRRFAHVEESNINKKPRICIKDERHSNLIPPKCLSHLSSISRESIQSNFSGSSSHVDDDPDICILEDISQPARLNQSLAHGKTSAPPQRSAYGDSVHYALAQRSAYGDSVHYNVVGSTRQRGNDEKLIFRAALQDLSQPKTEANPPEGVLAVPLLRHQRIALSWMVQKETSSMYCSGGILADDQGLGKTVSTIALILKERPALVKTNTQVVKKEELETLNLDEDDDEVTDGYQAFRYLCPGERTNSSAPSKGRPSAGTLVVCPTSVLRQWADELQKKVTSAANLSVLVYHGSNRTKDPYELAKYDVVLTTYSIVSMEVPKQPLVDGDDDDDEIEKAEGDDVASLGLSSGKKRKYPPSYGKKCSKNKKSKDAARESVARPLAKVAWFRVVLDEAQSIKNHRTQVARACWGLRAKRRWCLSGTPIQNAIDDLYSYFRFLRYDPYAVYNSFCSMIKAPIQRNPTKGYKRLQAVLKTIMLRRTKGTKIDGEPIITLPPKLVELRKVDFSDEERDFYTRLEADSRDQFREYAAAGTVKQNYVNILLMLLRLRQACDHPLLVKGKGSNYLGKCSIEIAKKLAREKQIDLLNCLEASLAICGICNDSPEDAVVSICGHVFCNQCIGEHLTGDDNQCANSKCSVRLNKSSVFSKATLKSSLSGQPSAEDVSGSETTRAVNLNSEGLFNSSKIRAALEVLQSLTKPKDCTSRIGPLHNSLDVNSSSVCPESSSNSGNSVKDAWGSGDSNVNDNVNGSVKVVGEKAIVFSQWTKMLDLLEACLKSSSIQYRRLDGTMSVVARDKAIQDFNTLPEVTVMIMSLKAASLGLNMVAACRVVLLDLWWNPTTEDQAIDRAHRIGQTRPVTVLRLTVKDTVEDRILALQEKKREMVASAFGEDETGGRQTRLTVEDLNYLFMV; from the exons aTGATGGAGCCCGGTGGTTCGGGACTATTTTCTGGTGACGACATTCTGGGCGTTGATGATTTTGATTGTGGTGGGGATTTGTCGATGGATATGGATTTGTTTTTTAACATTCTGGAAGAAACCGAAGATCCCTCTCAG AGTAATCCTAAGGATTTTCTGCACCAGAATGTGAAAGTTGAACCAGCTACTGATTTAAGCAACCAGAACAACTTTCAGCTTCAGAGTG ATGCTTCACTAGACCTCTATATGGGAATTTCAGATGGgaaatttggaaatggaggttTCTTAACTGAAAACAGCTTAAGAATGCCAGGGCCAGAAAATGGTTGCTACAATTTCATGG GCCCACCAATTGACAGCAATTCGGATGATACCTTTTTTGATTGTCTACCGAGCTTTGGAGatgatttcaattttgaattcaTGCCTAGCAATGTAGATCATATGGCTATCAATAAAGATAGCGTAGGGGAGTTTCAAAGTGAGAGTTCATGCTCTGCATCTGAGATTTCAATGTTTGACTATGCTGATACTAAGAGATTGAATATTACAAATGAGACAAGTAACTGTATGTCACTTGGTGGTGGAAATTTTCCATCTAATGCTGCTGATGATAGGCTTCTAAATGACAAGCCATCAGGAATTAAATTCACTTGTCTTAGATCAGCCCTTGAGATGCACGATGCTGCATTAGAGAATGCAAAAACAAGGAAAGTGGTTGCCTGTAGGAGCATGATGTATAATCCTGATGAAATGACTCATGAGGCAGTCAATCACATTAGTTCTTGCACTGATGAAAGTAATCTTGTTCAAGAAGAGTCTAGGCAGTCATTCTCTGGTGTTTCATCATCTCTGCTTAGTCAGAAGAATTCTGTCTGCATGAAAGATGAGAAAAGAGACAAATTTTCTGCATCTAGGATAACTCAAGTTCAAGGAAATACTGGTAAAATTCCCCGCGATGGTGTGCATGTGAATGTAAATGCTTCAAAGCGGCGTTTTGCACATGTTGAGGAATCAAATATAAACAAGAAGCCAAGGATTTGTATCAAGGATGAGAGACATAGTAATCTGATTCCACCCAAGTGCTTGAGTCATCTCTCAAGCATTAGCCGTGAATCGATTCAGAGTAATTTTTCAGGTAGCAGTTCTCATGTTGATGACGATCCTGACATATGTATCCTTGAAGATATCAGTCAGCCTGCACGCTTGAACCAATCTCTTGCACATGGAAAGACTAGTGCTCCTCCTCAACGTTCTGCATATGGTGATTCTGTTCATTATGCTCTTGCTCAACGTTCTGCATATGGTGATTCTGTTCATTATAATGTAGTTGGAAGTACAAGGCAAAGGGGTAACGACGAGAAATTGATATTTCGAGCTGCATTGCAG GATCTTTCTCAGCCAAAAACTGAAGCTAATCCACCCGAAGGTGTTTTGGCGGTACCTCTTTTGAGACACCAG CGCATTGCTTTATCATGGATGGTCCAAAAGGAGACTTCTAGCATGTATTGTTCTGGGGGGATTCTTGCAGATGATCAG GGATTGGGAAAGACAGTATCAACAATTGCTCTTATACTTAAGGAAAGACCTGCACTTGTTAAAACAAATACGCAAGTGGTTAAGAAGGAAGAGCTTGAAACCTTGAATTTGGAtgaggatgatgatgaggttaCTGACGGTTATCAAGCCTTTCGATATCTATGCCCAGGTGAGAGGACTAATTCTTCTGCACCTTCTAAAGGAAGGCCTTCAGCAGGAACTCTTGTTGTTTGTCCGACAAGTGTGCTAAGGCAATGGGCAGATGAGTTGCAGAAGAAGGTAACAAGTGCAGCGAACCTCTCTGTTCTGGTGTACCATGGAAGCAATCGAACGAAGGATCCATATGAGCTTGCTAAGTATGATGTTGTTCTAACAACATATTCTATAGTCAGCATGGAGGTCCCCAAGCAGCCTCTTGTTGatggagatgatgatgatgatgagataGAAAAAGCAGAAGGTGATGATGTTGCATCACTGGGACTTTCATCTggtaagaaaagaaaatatccTCCTAGCTATGGAAAAAAATGTTCTAAGAACAAGAAGAGCAAGGATGCTGCACGGGAGTCTGTTGCTCGACCTCTTGCGAAGGTGGCTTGGTTTAGGGTTGTCCTTGATGAGGCTCAGAGCATCAAGAATCACCGAACTCAAGTTGCTAGGGCCTGCTGGGGTCTTCGTGCAAAGCGGAGGTGGTGCTTGTCTGGAACTCCGATTCAGAATGCTATTGATGACCTGTACAGCTACTTTAGATTTCTGAGGTATGATCCGTACGCAGTCTATAATTCATTCTGCTCTATGATCAAGGCTCCAATTCAAAGAAATCCAACAAAGGGGTACAAAAGGTTGCAAGCAGTTCTGAAAACGATAATGCTTCGCCGCACAAAAG GTACCAAAATTGATGGGGAACCGATTATTACACTACCACCCAAACTGGTAGAACTGAGAAAGGTGGATTTTAGTGATGAAGAGAGGGACTTTTACACAAGACTGGAGGCTGATTCTCGTGATCAATTCAGA GAATATGCAGCTGCTGGAACAGTCAAACAAAATTATGTTAATATCTTGTTGATGCTGTTGCGACTTCGCCAGGCTTGTGATCATCCTCTTCTTGTTAAGGGCAAGGGTTCAAATTATTTGGGAAAATGTTCGATTGAGATTGCAAAGAAACTTGCTAGGGAGAAACAAATAGACCTTTTAAATTGTCTTGAAGCATCTTTGGCAATCTGTGGCATCTGCAAT GATTCTCCGGAAGATGCTGTTGTTTCAATATGTGGCCATGTTTTCTGCAACCAATGTATAGGCGAACATCTTACTGGTGATGACAACCAGTGTGCCAACTCAAAATGCAGTGTTCGACTAAATAAATCATCCGTCTTTTCGAAAGCAACACTAAAGAGTTCTCTCTCTGGTCAGCCTTCTGCAGAAGATGTATCCGGCTCTGAAACTACTAGAGCAGTTAACCTTAATTCTGAGGGTCTTTTCAATTCTTCGAAGATTAGGGCTGCTCTTGAAGTTTTGCAATCACTGACCAAACCAAAGGATTGCACATCTAGAATTGGTCCATTACATAATTCACTTGATGTAAATTCTTCTAGTGTCTGTCCTGAAAGCTCCAGCAATTCTGGGAATTCAGTTAAAGATGCTTGGGGTAGTGGAGATTCAAATGTGAATGACAATGTTAATGGTTCAGTTAAGGTGGTTGGTGAGAAGGCCATAGTGTTCTCCCAATGGACAAAGATGTTAGATTTGCTTGAAGCTTGTCTTAAAAGTTCATCCATTCAATACAGACGACTTGATGGAACAATGTCGGTTGTTGCCCGAGATAAAGCTATACAGGATTTCAATACTCTTCCAGAG gtaACAGTGATGATTATGTCTCTGAAAGCTGCTAGTCTGGGATTGAACATGGTTGCCGCTTGTCGTGTTGTGCTTCTGGATCTCTGGTGGAATCCTACTACTGAAGACCAGGCAATAGATAGGGCACATCGCATTGGACAGACTCGTCCTGTGACTGTATTGCGTTTAACTGTAAAAGATACAGTTGAAGATCGAATTTTAGCATTACAG GAAAAGAAGAGAGAGATGGTTGCATCTGCGTTTGGAGAAGATGAAACCGGGGGGCGTCAGACTCGGTTAACAGTGGAAGATTTGAATTACCTTTTTATGGTTTGA